A section of the Pimelobacter simplex genome encodes:
- a CDS encoding alpha/beta hydrolase, whose translation MSTTFDFTSAGVRCAGTHFAGAEGAPVVVLAHGLAGTQDAGMFPFAEAFAAAGLHAVTFDYRGFGASDGDGGSRQVVSLAGQVADLHAAADAAKRLPGVDPARVVLWGVSLGGGHVVSVAAERTDVAAVVSVVPMVDGLAAARLATRHHSAGQLLASTGRGLASAVRRKAGRAPAMIPVVAHPGEPGALTLAGAYEDYHAIAGPTWRNEIAADVVLELGTRAPTKAAAGLEVPWLVQVADFDRSAPPHATMKAAFSGRAEVRHYPGDHFDLFAGKPFHEPAVAHALHFLQRHVGAAVPEVVGG comes from the coding sequence GTGAGCACCACCTTCGACTTCACCTCCGCCGGCGTCCGTTGCGCGGGCACGCACTTCGCGGGCGCCGAGGGCGCGCCGGTCGTCGTCCTCGCGCACGGGCTCGCGGGCACCCAGGACGCGGGCATGTTCCCGTTCGCCGAGGCCTTCGCCGCGGCCGGGCTGCACGCGGTCACCTTCGACTACCGCGGCTTCGGCGCCAGCGACGGCGACGGCGGCTCCCGCCAGGTCGTCTCGCTCGCCGGCCAGGTCGCCGACCTCCACGCCGCCGCCGACGCGGCCAAGCGGCTGCCCGGCGTCGACCCGGCCCGGGTGGTGCTCTGGGGCGTCTCCCTCGGTGGCGGCCACGTCGTGTCCGTCGCGGCCGAGCGCACCGATGTCGCCGCCGTGGTCTCGGTGGTGCCGATGGTCGACGGGCTCGCCGCCGCGCGGCTCGCGACCCGCCACCACAGCGCCGGCCAGCTGCTCGCCTCGACGGGCCGCGGCCTCGCGAGCGCCGTACGGCGCAAGGCCGGCCGCGCCCCCGCGATGATCCCCGTCGTGGCGCACCCCGGAGAGCCGGGCGCGCTGACGCTCGCGGGCGCCTACGAGGACTACCACGCGATCGCCGGCCCCACCTGGCGCAACGAGATCGCCGCCGACGTCGTCCTCGAGCTCGGCACCCGCGCGCCCACCAAGGCCGCCGCCGGGCTGGAGGTCCCGTGGCTGGTGCAGGTCGCCGACTTCGACCGCAGCGCACCGCCGCACGCCACCATGAAGGCCGCCTTCTCCGGCCGCGCCGAGGTGCGCCACTACCCGGGCGACCACTTCGACCTGTTCGCCGGCAAGCCGTTCCACGAGCCGGCCGTCGCGCACGCCCTGCACTTCCTCCAGCGCCACGTCGGCGCCGCGGTGCCGGAGGTGGTCGGTGGCTGA
- a CDS encoding SDR family NAD(P)-dependent oxidoreductase — translation MSARTAIVTGGGSGIGAALVRALVADGAHVVVGDLDPDAAAAVAAAATGPGTAVARQVDVTSAAAVQEAVDAVVAEHGRLDVMFNNAGITFLGNTEDLTLDQWNAIIDVNVRGVVHGVHAAYPQMIRQRSGHIVNTASMGGLMAAGLMTSYVTTKHAVVGLSLALRTEAAAHGVGVTVVCPAAVDTPILDKGEIGRYRGRDFYLEGQGVKEPVDPDLLARRVLAAVATNRPILIEPRQARVAWRIGRLAPGFVNTMATRFVAKQRAGVLDPPTA, via the coding sequence GTGAGCGCCCGGACCGCGATCGTCACCGGCGGCGGCTCGGGGATCGGCGCGGCACTGGTCCGCGCGCTCGTCGCCGACGGCGCCCACGTCGTCGTCGGCGACCTCGACCCCGACGCGGCCGCCGCGGTGGCCGCGGCCGCCACGGGTCCCGGGACGGCGGTCGCGCGCCAGGTCGACGTCACCTCGGCGGCCGCGGTGCAGGAGGCGGTCGACGCCGTCGTCGCCGAGCACGGCCGGCTCGACGTGATGTTCAACAACGCCGGGATCACCTTCCTCGGCAACACCGAGGACCTCACGCTCGACCAGTGGAACGCGATCATCGACGTCAACGTCCGCGGCGTCGTGCACGGCGTCCACGCGGCGTACCCGCAGATGATCCGGCAGCGCTCGGGGCACATCGTCAACACCGCGTCGATGGGCGGGCTGATGGCGGCGGGGCTGATGACGTCGTACGTGACGACGAAGCACGCGGTCGTCGGTCTCTCGCTCGCACTGCGCACCGAGGCCGCCGCGCACGGCGTCGGCGTCACCGTCGTGTGCCCGGCGGCGGTCGACACCCCGATCCTCGACAAGGGCGAGATCGGGCGCTACCGGGGGCGCGACTTCTACCTGGAGGGCCAGGGCGTCAAGGAGCCCGTCGACCCCGACCTGCTCGCCCGGCGGGTCCTCGCCGCGGTCGCGACGAACCGGCCGATCCTCATCGAGCCGCGGCAGGCGCGGGTCGCGTGGCGGATCGGCCGGCTCGCCCCCGGGTTCGTCAACACGATGGCGACCCGGTTCGTGGCCAAGCAGCGGGCGGGGGTGCTCGACCCGCCTACCGCCTGA
- a CDS encoding helix-turn-helix transcriptional regulator codes for MSTSARMLRLLSLLQTHRFWTGGDLAGRLEVSERTLRRDVDRLRELGYDVDAVRGAAGGYQLRAGGALPPLLLEDEEAVAIAVGLRAAASGGVPGFEETTLQALTKVIALMPPRLRRRMGALQTQTVGLSWSGGATLDPAVLTTLAQACRDDEIVTFPYTAADGTATTRRVEPHRLVTLGRRWYLAAYDRDRQDWRSFRVDRVAGTPSTTGQRFRPRELPGGDALTYVRQGLSTQPQRHQVRVRMAAPAADVAAYMDRWGTVDDLGDGTCRMTLNTETLDWPVLIIANFDCDFTVEQPAELSALLGRLAARVSR; via the coding sequence ATGAGCACGAGCGCCCGGATGCTGCGGCTTCTGTCCCTCCTCCAGACCCACCGGTTCTGGACCGGCGGCGACCTCGCCGGCCGGCTCGAGGTCAGCGAGCGCACGCTGCGCCGCGACGTCGACCGCCTCCGCGAGCTCGGGTACGACGTCGACGCGGTCCGCGGCGCCGCCGGCGGCTACCAGCTCCGCGCCGGCGGAGCGCTGCCGCCCCTGCTGCTCGAGGACGAGGAGGCGGTCGCGATCGCGGTCGGCCTGCGCGCCGCGGCCAGCGGCGGCGTCCCCGGGTTCGAGGAGACGACGCTGCAGGCGCTGACCAAGGTGATCGCGCTGATGCCGCCCCGGCTGCGCCGCCGGATGGGCGCGCTGCAGACCCAGACCGTCGGCCTGTCGTGGAGCGGCGGCGCCACCCTCGACCCCGCGGTGCTGACCACGCTCGCCCAGGCGTGCCGCGACGACGAGATCGTCACCTTCCCCTACACCGCCGCCGACGGCACGGCGACCACGCGCCGGGTCGAGCCGCACCGGCTGGTGACGCTCGGGCGGCGGTGGTACCTCGCGGCGTACGACCGGGACCGGCAGGACTGGCGCTCGTTCCGCGTGGACCGGGTGGCGGGGACGCCGAGCACGACCGGGCAGCGGTTCCGGCCACGTGAGCTGCCGGGCGGCGACGCGCTGACCTACGTCCGCCAGGGGCTGAGCACGCAGCCCCAGCGCCACCAGGTCCGGGTCCGGATGGCCGCGCCCGCGGCCGACGTCGCGGCGTACATGGACCGGTGGGGAACGGTCGACGACCTCGGCGACGGCACCTGCCGGATGACGCTCAACACCGAGACGCTGGACTGGCCGGTCCTGATCATCGCCAACTTCGACTGCGACTTCACCGTCGAGCAGCCGGCCGAGCTGAGCGCGCTGCTCGGCCGGCTGGCGGCGCGGGTCAGCCGGTAG
- a CDS encoding AMP-binding protein: MADTVRGLLLEHAARDTVGLKHGADTWTWREVVAGGAARAHVLRDLARPEKPLHVGVLLPNSPEMALAITAGAIGGHITVGINATRRGAALAADVRRADCQVLLTDAAHLPLLDGLDLGGATVVDTDAASWGDAVAAAPTSTDGFPDVTTTDTFMLIFTSGTSGEPKAVQVAHFMVVMAGSVLVDKYGLGPDDVAYCAMPLFHSNAVMAGFAVSAASGAALALAEFSASSFLDDIRRYGATYLNYVGKPLAYVLATPARSDDADNPLRFAFGNEASDRDIREFAQRFGCSVWDGFGSTESAVIITRTEDTPLGSIGVPFDGVAVFDRVTRQECPRAVHDEAGRVVNLDEAVGELVNTQGAGFFAGYYNDERATAERLDGGMYWSGDLAYRDAEGFVFLAGRTDDWLRVDGENLAAAPLEQLLLRHEAISQAAVYAVADERVGDQVMCALVLRSGATLAPSGLTDFLAAQPDLSPKAWPRHVRIAAALPSTATNKVLKRELRAEGLATSDLLWSRGERDRTYAESARSSS, from the coding sequence GTGGCTGACACGGTCCGGGGCCTGCTGCTGGAGCACGCCGCGCGCGACACGGTCGGGCTCAAGCACGGCGCCGACACGTGGACCTGGCGCGAGGTCGTCGCCGGTGGCGCCGCCCGCGCCCACGTGCTGCGCGACCTCGCACGGCCCGAGAAGCCGCTCCACGTGGGGGTCCTGCTCCCCAACAGCCCCGAGATGGCGCTGGCGATCACGGCCGGCGCGATCGGCGGGCACATCACGGTCGGCATCAACGCGACCCGCCGGGGCGCGGCGCTCGCGGCCGACGTACGCCGGGCCGACTGCCAGGTGCTGCTCACCGACGCGGCGCACCTGCCGCTGCTCGACGGGCTCGACCTCGGCGGCGCCACGGTCGTCGACACCGATGCCGCGTCCTGGGGGGACGCGGTCGCGGCGGCGCCCACGAGCACCGACGGCTTCCCGGACGTGACCACCACGGACACGTTCATGCTCATCTTCACCTCGGGCACGAGCGGAGAGCCCAAGGCGGTCCAGGTCGCCCACTTCATGGTGGTCATGGCCGGCTCGGTCCTGGTCGACAAGTACGGCCTCGGTCCCGACGATGTCGCCTACTGCGCGATGCCGCTGTTCCACAGCAACGCCGTGATGGCGGGCTTCGCGGTCAGCGCCGCCTCGGGAGCGGCGCTGGCGCTCGCCGAGTTCTCGGCGAGCAGCTTCCTCGACGACATCCGGCGCTACGGGGCGACGTACCTCAACTACGTCGGCAAGCCGCTCGCCTACGTCCTCGCCACCCCGGCGCGGTCGGACGACGCCGACAACCCGCTGCGGTTCGCCTTCGGCAACGAGGCCTCCGACCGCGACATCCGCGAGTTCGCCCAGCGCTTCGGCTGCTCGGTGTGGGACGGCTTCGGCTCGACCGAGTCGGCCGTCATCATCACCCGCACCGAGGACACCCCGCTCGGCTCGATCGGCGTCCCGTTCGACGGCGTCGCCGTCTTCGACCGGGTGACCCGTCAGGAGTGCCCGCGCGCCGTCCACGACGAGGCCGGCCGCGTGGTCAACCTCGACGAGGCCGTCGGCGAGCTCGTGAACACCCAGGGAGCGGGCTTCTTCGCGGGCTACTACAACGACGAGCGGGCGACGGCCGAGCGCCTCGACGGCGGCATGTACTGGTCGGGCGACCTCGCCTACCGCGACGCGGAGGGCTTCGTCTTCCTCGCCGGACGCACCGACGACTGGTTGCGCGTGGACGGCGAGAACCTCGCCGCCGCGCCGCTGGAGCAGCTCCTGCTGCGCCACGAGGCGATCTCGCAGGCGGCCGTGTACGCCGTCGCGGACGAGCGCGTCGGCGACCAGGTGATGTGCGCGCTGGTGCTGCGGTCCGGCGCGACGCTCGCGCCGTCGGGTCTCACGGACTTCCTCGCCGCCCAGCCCGACCTCTCGCCCAAGGCGTGGCCGCGCCACGTCCGGATCGCCGCGGCGCTCCCGAGCACCGCCACCAACAAGGTGCTCAAGCGCGAGCTGCGCGCCGAGGGCCTCGCGACGAGCGACCTCCTGTGGTCGCGCGGCGAGCGCGACCGCACGTACGCCGAGTCCGCCAGGAGCAGCTCATGA
- a CDS encoding flavin-containing monooxygenase, translated as MHRPTVAVIGAGISGLTMSKMLADYGLEFATFESSDRVGGNWAFGNPNGHSSAYRSLHIDTSKHQLSFKDFPMPEDYPDFPHHTQVKDYLDAYTDAFDLRRHIEFENGVVHARRHPEGGWELETQRTGTRRFDVLLVANGHHWDPRFADKPGEFTGLTMHSHAYIDPRTPYDLTGKRILIIGLGNSAADIAVELSSKTLDNEVVISTRSSAWIVPKYFAGKPADKYYKTSPHIPFAWQRKFVQVMQPMTAGRPEDYGLPTPNHKFFEAHPTQSVELPLRLGSGDLRAKGDIERWDGQTVHFADGTAEDFDVVIHATGYNITFPFFDEDLISAPENHIRLYKRIFKPGMEDVAFIGFAQSTPTLFPFVECQTRLVAAWLVGRYAPPSEAEMERTIDEDQQKYTAHMVQRPRHTQQLDYFLYEHDLRAKEIPAGLARAAR; from the coding sequence ATGCACCGCCCCACCGTCGCTGTCATCGGAGCCGGCATCAGCGGCCTCACGATGAGCAAGATGCTCGCCGACTACGGACTGGAGTTCGCGACCTTCGAGTCCTCGGACCGGGTCGGCGGCAACTGGGCCTTCGGCAATCCCAACGGGCACAGCAGCGCCTACCGCTCGCTGCACATCGACACCTCGAAGCACCAGCTGTCCTTCAAGGACTTCCCGATGCCCGAGGACTACCCGGACTTCCCGCACCACACCCAGGTCAAGGACTACCTCGACGCCTACACCGACGCGTTCGACCTGCGCCGGCACATCGAGTTCGAGAACGGCGTCGTGCACGCGCGCCGGCACCCCGAGGGCGGCTGGGAGCTCGAGACCCAGCGCACCGGTACCCGCCGCTTCGACGTCCTGCTCGTCGCCAACGGCCACCACTGGGACCCGCGCTTCGCCGACAAGCCGGGGGAGTTCACCGGCCTGACGATGCACTCGCACGCGTACATCGACCCGCGCACGCCGTACGACCTGACGGGCAAGCGGATCCTCATCATCGGCCTGGGCAACAGCGCCGCCGACATCGCCGTCGAGCTCTCCAGCAAGACCCTCGACAACGAGGTCGTCATCTCGACCCGCAGCAGCGCCTGGATCGTGCCGAAGTACTTCGCCGGCAAGCCGGCCGACAAGTACTACAAGACCTCGCCGCACATCCCGTTCGCGTGGCAGCGCAAGTTCGTCCAGGTGATGCAGCCGATGACCGCCGGGCGGCCCGAGGACTACGGCCTGCCGACGCCCAACCACAAGTTCTTCGAGGCGCACCCGACCCAGTCGGTCGAGCTGCCGCTGCGGCTGGGCTCGGGCGACCTGCGGGCCAAGGGCGACATCGAGCGGTGGGACGGGCAGACCGTCCACTTCGCCGACGGGACGGCCGAGGACTTCGACGTGGTCATCCACGCGACGGGCTACAACATCACGTTCCCGTTCTTCGACGAGGACCTCATCAGCGCCCCGGAGAACCACATCCGGCTCTACAAGCGGATCTTCAAGCCCGGCATGGAGGACGTCGCCTTCATCGGCTTCGCCCAGTCGACGCCGACGCTCTTCCCGTTCGTCGAGTGCCAGACCCGGCTCGTCGCGGCGTGGCTCGTCGGGCGCTACGCCCCGCCGAGCGAGGCGGAGATGGAGCGCACCATCGACGAGGACCAGCAGAAGTACACCGCCCACATGGTGCAGCGGCCGCGGCACACCCAGCAGCTCGACTACTTCCTCTACGAGCACGACCTGCGCGCCAAGGAGATCCCGGCCGGCCTCGCGAGGGCGGCCCGATGA
- a CDS encoding SDR family NAD(P)-dependent oxidoreductase: MKVTVVIGGASGIGAATARLLAGSGHTVVVADLPGTTADAPVDVTDEASVAALLDGVVAEHGALHGVVNCAGVSTLARVVDHDAAEWRRIVDVCLTGAFLVLKHAGQRVADGGSLVSLSSLNARQPGTGLAAYCAAKAGLVALTEVTALELGTRGVRVNAVAPGLVVTPLTAPAMDIPGVRDDYLDNTALGRSGEPDEIAAAIRFLLSDDAAWITGETLDINGGAHLRRYPDLVGLVEKAFA; the protein is encoded by the coding sequence ATGAAGGTCACCGTCGTCATCGGAGGCGCGTCCGGCATCGGAGCGGCCACGGCCCGGCTGCTGGCCGGGTCCGGGCACACCGTGGTCGTCGCCGACCTGCCCGGGACCACCGCCGACGCGCCCGTCGACGTCACCGACGAAGCCTCCGTCGCGGCCCTCCTCGACGGCGTCGTCGCCGAGCACGGCGCCCTGCACGGCGTGGTCAACTGCGCCGGGGTCAGCACCCTGGCCCGGGTCGTCGACCACGACGCCGCGGAGTGGCGCCGGATCGTCGACGTCTGCCTGACCGGTGCCTTCCTGGTGCTCAAGCACGCCGGGCAGCGGGTCGCGGACGGCGGCTCGCTCGTCTCGCTGTCCTCGCTCAACGCCCGCCAGCCCGGCACCGGCCTGGCGGCGTACTGCGCGGCGAAGGCGGGCCTGGTCGCGCTGACCGAGGTCACCGCGCTCGAGCTCGGCACCCGCGGCGTCCGGGTCAACGCCGTCGCCCCCGGCCTCGTCGTCACGCCGCTGACCGCGCCGGCGATGGACATCCCCGGCGTGCGCGACGACTACCTCGACAACACCGCGCTCGGCCGCTCCGGCGAGCCGGACGAGATCGCCGCGGCGATCCGCTTCCTGCTCTCCGACGACGCCGCGTGGATCACCGGCGAGACGCTCGACATCAACGGCGGCGCGCACCTGCGGCGCTATCCCGACCTCGTCGGCCTCGTCGAGAAGGCGTTCGCGTGA
- a CDS encoding TetR/AcrR family transcriptional regulator, which produces MSDERLWARMVDRRSVNRGDQRRAALLEALDDLLREQTLEEINVAEISRRAGVTRSAFYFYFESKATAVLALMAELYDDASDATDLLVKAEGDPQARIRTVVATLFDSVDRTPHTYRGLLEARATSPAVRELWEAGRAEFAEMTAEMIERERAAGRALPGPDAHVLAAVLLDLNDHAVERHAMGVGPEREAHIDAITHLWIQSIYGSTS; this is translated from the coding sequence ATGAGCGACGAGCGGCTCTGGGCCCGGATGGTCGACCGCCGCAGCGTCAACCGCGGCGACCAGCGCCGGGCCGCGTTGCTGGAGGCGCTCGACGACCTGCTGCGCGAGCAGACGCTGGAGGAGATCAACGTCGCCGAGATCTCGCGGCGCGCGGGCGTGACCCGCTCGGCCTTCTACTTCTACTTCGAGAGCAAGGCGACCGCCGTCCTCGCCCTCATGGCCGAGCTGTACGACGACGCGTCCGATGCGACCGACCTCCTCGTCAAGGCCGAGGGCGACCCGCAGGCCCGGATCCGCACGGTCGTCGCGACCCTGTTCGACTCCGTCGACCGCACGCCGCACACCTACCGCGGGCTGCTCGAGGCGCGGGCGACCAGCCCGGCCGTGCGCGAGCTGTGGGAGGCCGGACGGGCCGAGTTCGCCGAAATGACCGCCGAGATGATCGAGCGCGAGCGCGCCGCCGGACGGGCGCTGCCCGGACCCGACGCGCACGTCCTCGCCGCGGTCCTCCTCGACCTCAACGACCACGCCGTCGAGCGGCACGCGATGGGCGTCGGCCCCGAGCGCGAGGCCCACATCGACGCCATCACCCACCTTTGGATCCAGAGCATCTACGGGAGCACCTCGTGA
- a CDS encoding N-acyl-D-amino-acid deacylase family protein gives MIYDVVVRNGRWFDGTGAPSAQRHLGIRDGRVVEVSAEPLDETGCPRVIDATGHWVLPGMVDIHTHYDIEVLVQPGLAESLRHGVTTTFLGSCSLSTVHASPSDAGDLFGRVEAIPRPYVVAALEDAKTWTTAGEYVAALERLPLGPNIAAFIGHSDLRAARMGLERSTDRAVRPTRAELARIEADLADALDEGFVGMSSQELMFDKLDGEVCRSRTLPSTYAKGRERRRLQRLLRARGRALQGGPDVAKPQSLVRMAFSSCGWGRKPALKVSLLSAADIKAIPMVAHLFPLIARTVNRFGGDFRFQHLPVPFEVYSDGIDLPVFEEFGSGAAALHLSNQIEERRALLADEDYRRWFRKDYDKKYGPRVWHRDLFDAEITECPDASVVGKTFGQVGVDRGGVHPVDAFLDLVVAHGDKVRWRTTISNHRPEVLDRLTADPGVQLGFSDAGAHLRNMAFYNFGLRLLRRVRDAEAAGAPFLTVEHAVHRITGELADWYGLDAGHLRVGDRADLVVIDPARLDASLDAYAESPVPAFGNLSRMVNRNDATVAAVLVGGEVVVAGGQPTEVVGTRRTGRFLRATG, from the coding sequence ATGATCTACGACGTCGTCGTCCGCAACGGCCGCTGGTTCGACGGCACCGGCGCGCCCTCCGCCCAGCGCCACCTGGGCATCCGCGACGGTCGCGTCGTCGAGGTCAGCGCGGAGCCGCTCGACGAGACCGGCTGCCCGCGGGTCATCGACGCGACCGGGCACTGGGTGCTCCCGGGGATGGTCGACATCCACACCCACTATGACATCGAGGTGCTCGTCCAGCCCGGCCTCGCCGAGTCGCTGCGCCACGGCGTCACCACGACCTTCCTCGGCTCCTGCTCGCTCTCGACCGTGCACGCCAGCCCGTCCGACGCGGGCGACCTCTTCGGCCGGGTCGAGGCGATCCCGCGCCCCTACGTCGTCGCCGCGCTCGAGGACGCCAAGACCTGGACCACCGCCGGCGAGTACGTCGCCGCCCTCGAACGCCTCCCGCTCGGCCCCAACATCGCCGCCTTCATCGGCCACTCCGACCTCCGCGCCGCGCGGATGGGCCTGGAGCGCTCGACCGACCGCGCCGTTCGCCCGACCCGCGCCGAGCTCGCCCGGATCGAGGCCGACCTGGCCGACGCGCTCGACGAGGGCTTCGTCGGGATGTCCTCGCAGGAGCTGATGTTCGACAAGCTGGACGGCGAGGTGTGCCGCTCGCGGACCCTCCCGTCGACGTACGCCAAGGGGCGGGAGCGACGCCGCCTCCAGCGTCTCCTCCGCGCCCGGGGCCGCGCCCTGCAGGGCGGTCCGGACGTCGCGAAGCCGCAGAGCCTGGTCCGGATGGCATTCAGCAGCTGCGGCTGGGGCCGCAAGCCCGCGCTCAAGGTCAGCCTGCTCTCGGCCGCCGACATCAAGGCGATCCCGATGGTGGCGCACCTGTTCCCGCTCATCGCCCGCACGGTCAACCGGTTCGGCGGGGACTTCCGGTTCCAGCACCTGCCGGTGCCGTTCGAGGTCTACTCCGACGGCATCGACCTGCCGGTCTTCGAGGAGTTCGGCTCCGGTGCGGCCGCCCTGCACCTGTCGAACCAGATCGAGGAGCGGCGCGCGCTGCTCGCCGACGAGGACTACCGCCGCTGGTTCCGCAAGGACTACGACAAGAAGTACGGCCCGCGGGTCTGGCACCGCGACCTCTTCGACGCCGAGATCACCGAGTGCCCTGACGCGTCGGTGGTCGGCAAGACCTTCGGCCAGGTCGGGGTCGACCGGGGCGGCGTGCACCCGGTCGACGCCTTCCTCGACCTCGTCGTCGCGCACGGCGACAAGGTGCGCTGGCGCACGACCATCTCGAACCACCGCCCCGAGGTGCTGGACAGACTGACCGCCGATCCCGGCGTCCAGCTGGGCTTCTCCGACGCCGGCGCGCACCTGCGCAACATGGCGTTCTACAACTTCGGGCTGCGCCTGCTGCGCCGGGTCCGGGACGCCGAGGCGGCCGGAGCGCCGTTCCTGACGGTGGAGCACGCGGTGCACCGGATCACCGGCGAGCTCGCCGACTGGTACGGCCTCGACGCCGGCCACCTGCGCGTCGGCGACCGTGCCGACCTCGTCGTCATCGACCCCGCGCGCCTCGACGCCTCGCTCGACGCGTACGCCGAGTCGCCCGTGCCCGCCTTCGGCAACCTGTCCCGGATGGTCAACCGCAACGACGCCACGGTCGCCGCGGTGCTCGTCGGGGGAGAGGTCGTCGTCGCCGGCGGACAGCCGACCGAGGTCGTCGGGACCCGGCGGACCGGGCGGTTCCTCCGCGCTACCGGCTGA
- a CDS encoding ABC transporter ATP-binding protein yields the protein MENNQTLGPVIRTVGLTRHFTRGKQTIEAVRGLDLEVAAGELVAFLGPNGAGKSTTLRMLTTLIAPTSGTATVAGHDVVRDRAAVRRSIGYVGQGNAAGHQFRGRDELLCQARAHGLTRRDARRRTDELLEAFDLVEHADRPVAQLSGGQRRRLDVAIGLVQEPPILFLDEPSTGLDPQNRVNLQDQVRRLNAELGTTIVLTTHYLEEADALAGRVIVIDHGQVIADDSAAALKSALGDLVAMSFASPADAAAAAARADQVPGAQVVLDGAHVELRAAFGRDAAPALVADLAAAGTPATRIEVVGPTLDDVFLNLTGRSLRENQSTTTEGAAA from the coding sequence ATGGAGAACAACCAGACCCTCGGCCCGGTGATCCGCACCGTCGGACTCACCCGGCACTTCACGCGTGGCAAGCAGACGATCGAGGCCGTGCGCGGCCTCGACCTGGAGGTGGCGGCCGGCGAGCTGGTCGCCTTCCTCGGCCCCAACGGCGCCGGCAAGTCGACCACCCTGCGCATGCTGACCACCCTGATCGCCCCGACCTCCGGCACCGCCACGGTCGCCGGGCACGACGTGGTCCGGGACCGGGCGGCCGTGCGCCGCTCGATCGGGTACGTCGGGCAGGGCAACGCCGCCGGTCACCAGTTCCGCGGTCGTGACGAGCTGCTGTGCCAGGCCCGTGCGCACGGGCTGACCCGGCGCGACGCGCGGCGGCGTACCGACGAGCTGCTGGAGGCCTTCGACCTCGTCGAGCACGCCGACCGCCCGGTCGCCCAGCTCTCCGGCGGTCAGCGCCGCCGGCTCGACGTGGCGATCGGCCTGGTCCAGGAGCCGCCGATCCTCTTCCTCGACGAGCCCTCGACCGGGCTCGACCCGCAGAACCGGGTCAACCTGCAGGACCAGGTGCGCCGGCTCAACGCCGAGCTGGGCACCACGATCGTGCTCACCACCCACTACCTCGAGGAGGCCGACGCCCTGGCCGGCCGGGTGATCGTGATCGACCACGGCCAGGTCATCGCCGACGACTCGGCGGCGGCGCTCAAGTCCGCGCTCGGCGACCTCGTCGCGATGTCGTTCGCCTCGCCGGCCGACGCCGCCGCGGCGGCGGCCCGGGCCGACCAGGTGCCCGGGGCGCAGGTCGTCCTCGACGGCGCGCACGTCGAGCTGCGGGCCGCCTTCGGCCGCGACGCGGCCCCGGCGCTCGTCGCCGACCTCGCCGCCGCCGGTACGCCGGCCACCCGCATCGAGGTGGTCGGGCCAACTCTCGACGACGTCTTCCTCAACCTGACCGGACGCAGCCTGCGCGAGAACCAGAGCACGACCACCGAAGGAGCAGCAGCATGA